One genomic region from Sphingomonas paeninsulae encodes:
- a CDS encoding class I SAM-dependent methyltransferase, with protein sequence MFLFTACHAQPQNPRSTDFPSAERPVASIVSPRWSDEDTRDRAGEATEVMNRAGVKPGMTVADIGAGEGYYTVRLAARVGAKGRVLAQDIVPEVRDALAERVTRERLDTVSVKLGEPDNPELPENSFDRIFLVHMYHEIASPYAFLWNLRPAVKSGGRVIVVDADRPTNQHGTPPKLLDCEFAAVGYARVDMQVMPSAGGYLAAYEPRGLRPEADAIKACGTR encoded by the coding sequence ATGTTTCTCTTCACCGCCTGCCATGCTCAGCCGCAAAATCCGCGCTCAACCGATTTTCCGTCGGCCGAACGTCCGGTTGCGTCCATTGTGTCGCCGCGCTGGTCCGATGAGGATACGCGCGACCGTGCCGGTGAAGCGACCGAGGTGATGAACCGCGCCGGCGTGAAGCCCGGCATGACGGTAGCCGATATCGGCGCGGGCGAGGGTTATTACACCGTCCGCCTTGCCGCTCGTGTGGGTGCCAAGGGGCGCGTTCTGGCGCAGGATATCGTACCCGAGGTACGCGATGCGCTGGCCGAACGCGTGACGCGGGAACGGCTCGATACTGTCAGCGTGAAACTGGGTGAACCCGATAACCCGGAATTGCCCGAAAACAGTTTCGACCGGATATTTCTGGTTCATATGTATCACGAGATCGCGAGTCCCTATGCGTTTCTCTGGAACCTGCGGCCTGCGGTCAAAAGCGGGGGGCGGGTGATCGTGGTCGATGCCGACCGCCCGACCAATCAGCATGGTACGCCGCCGAAATTGCTCGACTGCGAGTTTGCGGCGGTCGGCTATGCGCGGGTCGATATGCAGGTGATGCCGTCGGCGGGCGGGTATCTGGCGGCCTATGAACCACGCGGGCTGCGACCTGAGGCGGACGCAATCAAGGCGTGCGGGACGCGGTGA
- a CDS encoding lipopolysaccharide biosynthesis protein, with protein MSISDELSHHGPIVTADDMPMASAGLGSHVVKSLVWRSGSQIFAQLFTWSATFIVIRLLAPADYGVFAMTSSVLFLLSMLSGGSFASALVRSPSLDQHHVRQVLGLLILLNGALGIVQFMVAPTVAAYYRQPIIADLLRVQTLIYLANPVLALSVALLSRKMDFKAQALANFASAFAGAGTALTGALAGWGVWTLVFAPIAMIWTRTIGMAIAARVDLTPSFTFRGAGATMGFGIAMITSQLFWFIQTQSDIFIGGRFLSASDLGLYTTALFLAQLLTSKFVPPMNEIAYSAYARLQDDRPAVADAFVRSTAMIMFVSLPFYAGMALTAKPLVLTVLGPHWAGVAPLITHLAWIMPFVTLQILFAPVTNALGKPRMAVYSSMAGAIIMTACFAIGVQHGTIGLTKAWMVGFPILTIATGAMSLPVIGLGANTLLRGLAGPVTAAALMAVVVAMVDNALPTLSTLPHLIILVTTGAIAFAAAAGIFARPILNDILGLARRTRA; from the coding sequence ATGTCGATATCTGACGAACTCAGCCATCATGGCCCAATCGTCACGGCCGATGATATGCCCATGGCCTCTGCCGGACTTGGCTCGCACGTCGTGAAAAGTCTTGTGTGGCGGTCTGGCAGCCAGATTTTCGCCCAGCTATTCACCTGGTCGGCGACGTTCATCGTCATTCGCCTGCTGGCCCCCGCCGATTATGGCGTGTTTGCCATGACATCCAGCGTGCTCTTTCTGCTCAGCATGTTGAGCGGGGGAAGTTTTGCAAGCGCACTCGTCCGTTCCCCGTCATTGGATCAGCACCATGTTCGGCAAGTTCTGGGACTGCTGATCCTGCTGAACGGTGCGCTTGGGATCGTGCAGTTCATGGTCGCACCGACAGTTGCCGCCTATTATCGCCAGCCCATCATCGCCGATTTGCTGCGTGTGCAGACGCTGATCTACCTTGCCAATCCCGTGCTGGCCCTGTCGGTCGCGTTGCTCAGTCGCAAGATGGACTTCAAAGCACAGGCTCTGGCGAACTTTGCTTCGGCGTTTGCGGGCGCTGGGACGGCCCTTACAGGGGCGCTGGCGGGGTGGGGGGTATGGACCCTCGTATTCGCACCAATAGCCATGATCTGGACGCGCACGATCGGCATGGCGATTGCCGCGAGGGTCGATTTGACGCCGAGTTTCACCTTTCGCGGTGCCGGGGCGACGATGGGCTTTGGCATTGCGATGATTACAAGCCAGCTTTTCTGGTTCATCCAAACGCAGTCGGATATTTTTATCGGCGGGCGGTTCCTGTCGGCCAGCGACCTTGGGCTTTATACGACCGCTTTGTTTCTGGCTCAGTTACTGACCAGCAAATTCGTGCCGCCGATGAACGAGATCGCCTATTCCGCCTATGCACGTTTGCAGGATGACCGTCCTGCCGTGGCCGATGCCTTCGTCCGGTCGACGGCGATGATTATGTTCGTGTCGTTGCCGTTTTACGCCGGAATGGCGCTGACGGCCAAGCCGCTGGTGCTGACGGTGCTGGGGCCACACTGGGCGGGCGTGGCACCGTTGATCACGCATCTTGCGTGGATCATGCCGTTCGTGACACTGCAAATCCTGTTTGCTCCGGTGACCAATGCCCTGGGTAAGCCAAGGATGGCGGTCTATAGCTCGATGGCGGGCGCGATAATCATGACGGCGTGCTTTGCGATCGGCGTCCAGCATGGAACAATCGGCCTGACCAAGGCTTGGATGGTCGGATTTCCGATATTGACGATAGCGACCGGAGCCATGTCTTTGCCGGTGATAGGGCTGGGCGCAAATACGTTGTTGCGCGGTTTGGCTGGGCCGGTGACTGCTGCCGCATTAATGGCGGTGGTGGTTGCGATGGTCGATAATGCGTTGCCAACGCTCTCGACACTTCCCCACCTAATTATTTTGGTCACCACTGGGGCGATCGCATTCGCCGCCGCAGCCGGGATATTTGCTCGTCCGATCCTGAACGATATCCTCGGCCTCGCGCGGCGAACCCGTGCCTGA
- a CDS encoding Crp/Fnr family transcriptional regulator, with product MRSGHEYWACILGDMMLSSRFLMGRHREDLSEIELTALEQAADSVTTYGAREELVHHGTEINHSMLLVEGFVCRYMDGLEGDRQLVALHVPGDFVDLHGFPLRRLDHDIASLIEVKVANYPHPVLSKLIIDHPNLGRMLWFSTLLDAAMHREWIFRLGRLGASGRVAHFFAEIGRRLQMVGLSDGCNFPLPLHQSDLAEACGITAVHANRVLRELRERNIVTFKGGHVNVTDIRALHSIAEFDDGYLYPSAH from the coding sequence TTGCGCTCAGGACACGAATATTGGGCGTGCATATTGGGGGACATGATGCTGAGCAGCCGGTTTTTGATGGGCCGTCACCGCGAAGACCTGAGTGAAATTGAATTGACCGCGCTGGAACAGGCCGCCGATTCGGTAACGACCTATGGCGCGCGTGAGGAACTGGTTCACCACGGCACCGAGATCAATCACAGTATGTTGCTCGTGGAGGGGTTCGTCTGCCGTTACATGGACGGGCTGGAAGGTGACCGGCAATTGGTCGCGCTCCATGTTCCCGGCGATTTCGTTGATCTGCACGGATTTCCATTGCGGCGGCTGGATCATGACATCGCCTCGCTGATCGAGGTTAAAGTCGCGAATTATCCGCACCCCGTTTTGTCGAAACTTATTATCGACCACCCCAATCTTGGGCGGATGCTGTGGTTCAGCACGTTGCTCGACGCGGCAATGCATCGTGAGTGGATTTTCCGGCTTGGGCGTCTGGGCGCGAGCGGCCGGGTCGCGCATTTCTTTGCAGAGATTGGGCGGCGGCTTCAGATGGTCGGGCTGAGCGACGGTTGCAATTTCCCGTTACCGCTCCACCAGTCCGACCTCGCAGAAGCCTGTGGCATCACGGCAGTCCATGCCAACCGCGTTCTGCGCGAATTGCGCGAGCGCAATATCGTCACATTCAAGGGCGGCCATGTGAACGTCACCGACATCCGTGCGCTCCACTCGATTGCGGAGTTCGATGATGGATATCTTTATCCGTCCGCGCATTGA
- a CDS encoding plasmid stabilization protein: protein MPRGSKDVYTDKQKRKAEHIEESYEDRGVPKKAAEARAWATVNKESGGGNKSGSGRGKKDTHVSSSRGGKANDGTSAEGRSAAARKGWVTRRKNAGK, encoded by the coding sequence ATGCCCCGTGGATCGAAGGACGTTTATACCGACAAACAGAAGCGTAAAGCCGAGCATATCGAGGAGAGCTACGAAGACCGTGGCGTCCCGAAAAAAGCCGCAGAAGCACGGGCATGGGCCACCGTGAACAAGGAAAGCGGCGGCGGGAACAAGTCGGGGTCGGGACGCGGCAAGAAGGACACCCACGTATCCTCATCGCGCGGCGGAAAAGCAAATGACGGCACATCGGCAGAAGGGCGTTCGGCGGCAGCCCGCAAAGGCTGGGTGACGAGACGCAAGAATGCCGGGAAATAG
- the cydB gene encoding cytochrome d ubiquinol oxidase subunit II, which produces MDLTVIWAGIIAFAVAMYVVMDGFDLGIGILFPRFRVGSERDMAMNAIAPVWDGNETWLVLGGGGLMAAFPLAYAIVLPALYAPLIAMLLGLIFRGVAFEFRWRDPNHRKAWDAAFCIGSSVATFAQGITLGALLQGIAVNGRSYGGGWWDWLTPFSLLCGFSLLVGYALLGACWLIWRTEGPVHDDARRFAKWLTPAMVVALGLVSLATPFLDGQYYVRWLSSPGLFVAIPMPILVGVAAIMLWRTVHKGKDHSPFLWALAIFGLSMAGLAVSIWPDVIPGRVTIWEAASPPVSQLFMLVGAGVMVPLILAYTGWSYWVFRGKVGEDGYHAHDH; this is translated from the coding sequence ATGGACCTGACCGTAATCTGGGCTGGAATCATCGCCTTCGCCGTTGCCATGTATGTCGTCATGGATGGTTTCGATCTGGGCATCGGTATCCTGTTTCCGCGTTTCAGGGTGGGCAGCGAACGCGACATGGCAATGAACGCCATCGCGCCGGTCTGGGACGGGAACGAGACATGGCTGGTGCTTGGTGGAGGCGGGCTGATGGCTGCGTTTCCGCTGGCCTATGCGATTGTCCTGCCTGCTCTTTATGCGCCGTTGATCGCGATGTTGCTTGGGCTGATCTTTCGCGGGGTCGCATTTGAATTCAGATGGCGCGACCCGAACCATCGCAAGGCTTGGGATGCGGCATTTTGTATCGGTTCGTCGGTCGCGACATTTGCTCAAGGGATCACTCTGGGCGCGCTGTTACAGGGTATTGCCGTCAACGGGCGTAGCTATGGCGGTGGCTGGTGGGATTGGCTGACCCCGTTCTCGTTGCTCTGCGGGTTCAGCCTGCTGGTCGGTTATGCCCTGCTGGGTGCCTGTTGGCTGATCTGGCGGACCGAAGGACCGGTCCATGACGATGCGCGCCGATTTGCCAAATGGTTGACCCCGGCAATGGTCGTTGCCCTTGGCCTGGTAAGTCTCGCCACACCTTTTCTGGACGGGCAATATTACGTACGCTGGTTAAGTTCGCCGGGCCTGTTCGTTGCGATCCCGATGCCGATACTGGTCGGTGTGGCGGCGATCATGTTGTGGCGTACTGTACATAAGGGCAAGGACCACTCACCATTCCTTTGGGCGCTTGCTATCTTTGGCCTGTCGATGGCGGGTCTGGCCGTGTCGATCTGGCCGGACGTAATCCCCGGTCGTGTTACGATCTGGGAAGCTGCGTCGCCGCCTGTCAGCCAGTTATTCATGCTGGTCGGGGCGGGAGTCATGGTGCCCCTTATCCTTGCCTACACAGGCTGGTCGTATTGGGTGTTTCGCGGAAAGGTCGGCGAAGACGGCTATCATGCGCACGACCATTAA
- a CDS encoding cytochrome ubiquinol oxidase subunit I, producing the protein MTPAETALILARAQFAFTVSFHFIFPSFSIGLASYLAVLEGLWLKTGKQVYIDLFRYWVRIFAIVFAMGVVSGIVMSYQFGTNWAVFSDKAGPIIGPLMAYEVLTAFFLEAGFLGVMLFGMKKVGPRLHFGATLMVAIGTFISAFWILSVNSWMQTPTGWAVNAVGQFVPKDGWLPIIFNPSFPFRLVHTVIAAYLTTAFIVGGVGAWHLLKGNKTPAVKKSFSMAMWMAAIVAPIQIFAGDMHGLNTLEHQPVKIMAMEGHFQSHPDGAPLILFGLPDQDAQTVRYALEIPKLSSLILKHDLNAPLKGLDTVKRADQPPVAIVFWTFRIMVGIGFAMLGLGLWSLLARARGKLYDWSWLHRAGILMGPSGTVAVLAGWATTEVGRQPWVITGLLRTSDASSAIATPGVATSLAAFVIVYFAAFSAGTWYILKLMAVPPHEDEPDNVAGPIRTSGTTPAMEGQMAEKA; encoded by the coding sequence ATGACCCCAGCCGAAACCGCGCTAATCCTTGCTCGCGCCCAGTTCGCGTTCACGGTTTCATTCCATTTCATCTTCCCCAGCTTTTCGATCGGACTGGCGAGCTACCTCGCTGTCCTTGAGGGGCTGTGGTTGAAGACCGGCAAGCAGGTTTACATCGACCTGTTCCGATATTGGGTCCGCATCTTTGCCATCGTGTTCGCGATGGGTGTCGTTTCGGGCATCGTCATGTCCTATCAGTTCGGGACCAACTGGGCGGTATTCTCTGACAAGGCGGGACCGATCATCGGGCCGCTGATGGCCTATGAAGTGCTGACCGCGTTCTTCCTCGAAGCCGGTTTCCTGGGCGTCATGCTGTTCGGCATGAAAAAGGTCGGTCCGCGATTGCACTTCGGTGCGACGCTGATGGTAGCCATCGGCACGTTTATCTCTGCATTCTGGATATTGAGCGTTAATAGCTGGATGCAGACGCCGACGGGCTGGGCGGTCAACGCCGTCGGTCAGTTCGTGCCGAAGGACGGTTGGTTGCCGATCATCTTCAACCCCAGCTTTCCATTCCGCCTCGTCCACACGGTTATCGCGGCCTATCTGACGACCGCGTTTATCGTCGGCGGGGTCGGGGCGTGGCATTTGTTGAAGGGCAACAAGACCCCTGCGGTCAAAAAGAGCTTTTCAATGGCGATGTGGATGGCGGCGATCGTCGCGCCGATCCAGATTTTCGCGGGCGATATGCACGGCCTGAACACACTGGAACATCAGCCGGTAAAGATCATGGCGATGGAGGGGCATTTTCAAAGCCATCCTGACGGCGCGCCACTGATCCTGTTCGGCCTGCCCGATCAGGATGCCCAGACCGTGCGCTATGCGCTCGAGATTCCGAAGCTGTCATCGCTGATCCTGAAGCATGACCTGAACGCGCCGCTGAAAGGCCTGGATACGGTAAAGCGCGCCGACCAGCCGCCGGTCGCGATCGTATTCTGGACGTTCCGCATCATGGTCGGCATCGGTTTTGCGATGCTTGGGCTGGGCCTGTGGAGCTTGCTCGCACGGGCTCGTGGCAAACTATATGACTGGAGCTGGCTGCACCGTGCCGGGATATTGATGGGACCGTCTGGAACGGTTGCCGTTCTTGCAGGCTGGGCGACGACGGAAGTGGGCCGCCAGCCTTGGGTAATAACTGGCTTGTTGCGCACGTCGGATGCTTCGTCGGCCATCGCCACGCCGGGCGTCGCAACGTCGCTGGCGGCGTTCGTGATCGTCTATTTCGCCGCGTTCTCGGCGGGCACATGGTATATTCTGAAGCTGATGGCGGTCCCCCCGCACGAGGATGAGCCCGACAATGTCGCCGGACCGATCCGCACAAGCGGAACCACGCCCGCGATGGAGGGCCAGATGGCGGAGAAAGCGTAA
- a CDS encoding toxic anion resistance protein: MATQTAEPADLVLTAPDPVPVVAPEKASGLVPLEDAQKTQLEAKAENFVEELAAQDVNSPEFGKRVDQISDMGRREIADAAGQSNRFLDRPVRAMDKESGVGTDLAELRRTIEDLDPGARGNLTAPRKLFGILPFGNKMRNYFDGYKSAQSHIASILTRLQGGKDELLKDNAAISVERQSLWAAMGRLEQMIHVSKALDAKLEAKAFELETSDPAKAKAIRETALFYVRQRTTDLLTQMAVTVQGYLALDLVKKNNVELVKGVDRASTTTVSALRTAVTVAQAMTNQRLVLEQITALNTTTANIIDSTGALLKANTAAIHEQAAGSTIPLDTLKRAFQNIYDTMDSIDTFKAKALISMKTTIDALGTEVEKSRGYIARTEGASQARIGSSTAPSPFEPV, translated from the coding sequence ATGGCGACCCAGACTGCCGAACCCGCAGACCTTGTCCTGACCGCGCCCGATCCCGTGCCGGTTGTCGCTCCTGAAAAGGCGAGCGGGCTTGTCCCTCTGGAGGATGCACAAAAGACTCAGTTGGAGGCCAAGGCAGAGAATTTCGTCGAAGAACTGGCCGCGCAGGATGTGAACTCGCCTGAATTCGGCAAGCGCGTCGATCAGATTTCCGACATGGGCCGCCGCGAGATCGCCGATGCTGCGGGCCAGTCAAACCGCTTTCTCGACCGTCCGGTACGCGCGATGGACAAGGAGAGCGGCGTCGGCACCGACCTCGCCGAACTGCGCCGCACGATAGAGGATCTGGACCCCGGCGCGCGCGGCAACCTGACCGCACCGCGCAAGCTGTTCGGCATCCTGCCCTTCGGCAACAAGATGCGAAATTACTTCGACGGCTATAAATCCGCACAATCGCACATCGCGTCCATCCTCACCCGCCTTCAGGGCGGCAAGGACGAGTTGCTGAAAGACAATGCCGCGATCTCGGTCGAGCGTCAGTCTCTATGGGCGGCAATGGGTCGGTTGGAACAAATGATCCACGTCTCAAAGGCTCTGGACGCAAAGCTCGAAGCCAAGGCGTTCGAACTGGAAACCAGCGACCCGGCCAAGGCGAAGGCGATCCGCGAAACCGCTCTGTTCTACGTCCGCCAGCGCACGACCGATCTACTCACTCAGATGGCCGTGACGGTGCAGGGTTATCTCGCGCTCGATCTCGTCAAAAAGAACAATGTCGAACTGGTAAAGGGCGTCGATCGCGCCTCGACCACTACGGTCTCCGCGCTGCGCACCGCTGTCACCGTGGCGCAGGCCATGACCAACCAGCGGCTGGTGCTCGAACAGATCACCGCACTGAACACCACGACCGCGAACATCATCGATTCGACCGGTGCGCTGTTGAAAGCGAATACGGCCGCCATCCACGAACAGGCCGCTGGATCGACGATCCCGCTCGACACCCTGAAACGCGCGTTCCAGAATATCTATGACACAATGGACAGCATCGACACGTTCAAGGCCAAGGCGTTGATCTCGATGAAAACCACGATCGACGCGCTGGGAACCGAAGTCGAGAAATCGCGCGGCTATATCGCCCGTACCGAAGGCGCATCGCAGGCCCGCATCGGGAGCAGCACCGCGCCCAGCCCATTCGAGCCGGTATGA
- the prfB gene encoding peptide chain release factor 2 has translation MRAEAQAHIDQINAALELLRRFLDWDRALKRLDELNAKVEDQALWNDPKAAQAVMRERRRLDEAITATRAIQSEMDDTTELMEMAEAEGDSAMVDEGVAGLAALAERAERDKVSALLAGEADGNDTYVEVNAGAGGTESQDWAGMLTRMYQRWAERRGMKVELIDSHSGEQAGLKSATLMLKGENAYGYAKTESGVHRLVRISPYDSAARRHTSFASVWVYPVVDENIDIEIVESELRIDTYRASGAGGQHINTTDSAVRITHIPTNIVVQCQNQRSQHKNKAEAMNQLRARLYEAELRKRELEANATAASKTDIGWGHQIRSYVLQPYQMVKDLRTGVVSTAPGDVLDGDLDMFMAAALSQRVTGETVEVEDVD, from the coding sequence ATGCGCGCCGAAGCGCAGGCTCATATCGATCAGATCAATGCCGCTCTAGAGCTGTTGCGCCGCTTTCTCGATTGGGATCGCGCGCTGAAGCGGCTCGACGAACTGAATGCAAAGGTCGAGGATCAGGCGCTTTGGAACGATCCAAAGGCGGCGCAGGCGGTCATGCGCGAACGTCGCCGTCTGGACGAGGCGATCACTGCGACGCGTGCCATCCAGAGTGAAATGGACGACACGACCGAGCTGATGGAAATGGCCGAGGCCGAGGGCGATTCGGCCATGGTCGATGAAGGCGTGGCGGGACTGGCTGCGCTTGCCGAACGGGCCGAGCGCGACAAGGTTTCGGCGCTGCTGGCTGGCGAGGCCGATGGCAACGACACTTATGTCGAAGTGAATGCGGGCGCGGGCGGCACGGAAAGTCAGGACTGGGCCGGGATGCTGACACGCATGTATCAGCGTTGGGCCGAACGGCGCGGCATGAAGGTCGAACTGATCGACAGCCATTCGGGTGAGCAGGCGGGGCTGAAATCGGCGACGCTGATGCTCAAGGGCGAGAACGCCTATGGTTATGCGAAGACCGAAAGCGGTGTGCATCGGCTTGTCCGCATCAGTCCGTATGATTCGGCGGCGCGGCGGCACACCAGTTTCGCCAGCGTCTGGGTCTATCCTGTGGTGGACGAGAATATCGACATCGAGATCGTAGAGAGCGAACTGCGCATCGATACCTACCGCGCGTCGGGTGCCGGTGGGCAGCACATCAATACGACCGATTCTGCGGTGCGCATCACCCATATTCCGACCAACATCGTCGTTCAGTGCCAGAACCAGCGGTCGCAGCACAAGAACAAGGCGGAGGCGATGAACCAGCTTCGCGCGCGGCTTTATGAAGCTGAGTTGCGCAAGCGCGAGCTGGAAGCAAACGCAACGGCGGCGAGCAAGACCGACATCGGATGGGGGCACCAGATCCGATCCTATGTTTTGCAGCCGTACCAGATGGTAAAGGATTTGCGGACTGGCGTCGTTTCGACTGCGCCCGGCGATGTCCTAGACGGTGATCTCGACATGTTCATGGCGGCGGCCCTGTCGCAGCGCGTGACCGGAGAAACTGTCGAAGTGGAGGACGTGGATTGA
- a CDS encoding DUF2474 family protein, producing the protein MRTTIKQVGWLILIWVASVATLGVVGFAIRALLKP; encoded by the coding sequence ATGCGCACGACCATTAAGCAGGTGGGCTGGTTGATCCTGATCTGGGTCGCCAGCGTCGCCACACTTGGCGTGGTCGGATTTGCGATCAGAGCGTTGCTGAAACCATAA
- the typA gene encoding translational GTPase TypA, protein MSLRNVAIIAHVDHGKTTLVDQLFRQSGTFRDNQRVEERAMDSNDLEKERGITILAKCTSIEWDDHHGEKTRINIVDTPGHADFGGEVERILSMVDGVVLLVDAAEGAMPQTKFVTGKALALGLRPIVVVNKIDRQDARAQEVLDEVFDLFVSLDATDEQLDFPVIFASGRNGYAGDTPDVREGTLTPLFETIVKHVPAPSADPDGPFKFLVTLLDRDNFLGRILTGMVFSGSVKTNMAIHALDPDGKIVETGRASKIMAFRGLERVPVDEANAGDIISLAGLTVATVANTICDPSVTEPLHAQAIDPPTLSMRFAVNDSPMAGREGSKVTSRMIRDRLFREAESNVAIKVTESSDKDSYEVAGRGELQLGVLIETMRREGFELGISRPRVLFAEDDSGAKTEPYEIVIIDVDEEYSGTVVDKMNIRKAEMTDMRPSGGGKTRITFSAPARGMIGYHGEFLSDTRGTGIMNRLFEKYGPHKGKIEGRKNGVLISNGAGEANAYALGPLEERGILMVAPQEQLYEGMIVGENAKTDDLEVNPMKSKALTNFRVSGKEDTIRLTPPKRLTLEQAIAYIDDDELVEVTPKSIRLRKRYLDPNERKRASRAKAA, encoded by the coding sequence ATGAGCCTACGTAATGTAGCCATCATCGCGCACGTCGATCATGGTAAAACAACTCTCGTCGATCAACTGTTTCGTCAGTCGGGAACTTTCCGCGACAACCAGCGGGTTGAAGAGCGCGCGATGGATTCGAACGATCTTGAAAAAGAGCGCGGGATCACGATTCTTGCCAAGTGCACGTCGATCGAATGGGATGACCATCACGGCGAAAAGACCCGGATCAACATCGTCGACACGCCCGGCCATGCCGATTTCGGCGGCGAAGTGGAGCGGATTCTTTCGATGGTCGACGGCGTTGTCCTGTTGGTCGATGCAGCCGAAGGCGCGATGCCACAGACCAAGTTCGTCACCGGCAAGGCACTTGCGCTGGGGCTGCGTCCGATCGTCGTCGTCAACAAGATCGATCGTCAGGATGCGCGCGCCCAGGAAGTGCTGGACGAGGTGTTCGACCTTTTCGTCAGCCTTGATGCGACCGACGAACAGCTTGATTTCCCAGTCATTTTCGCCAGTGGCCGTAACGGTTATGCGGGCGATACGCCTGACGTTCGCGAAGGTACGCTGACCCCGTTGTTCGAAACGATCGTCAAGCATGTGCCAGCACCGTCGGCCGATCCTGATGGTCCGTTCAAGTTCCTCGTCACGCTGCTCGACCGCGATAACTTCCTTGGTCGTATTCTGACCGGGATGGTGTTCAGTGGTTCGGTCAAGACCAACATGGCGATCCATGCGCTCGACCCGGACGGCAAGATCGTCGAAACCGGCCGGGCATCGAAGATCATGGCGTTCCGTGGCCTTGAGCGTGTTCCTGTCGATGAAGCCAATGCGGGCGACATCATCAGCCTTGCCGGCCTGACCGTCGCCACCGTCGCAAACACGATCTGCGATCCGAGCGTAACTGAGCCGCTGCATGCGCAGGCGATCGATCCGCCAACGCTGTCGATGCGTTTTGCCGTGAACGATTCGCCGATGGCGGGCCGCGAAGGCAGCAAGGTTACGAGCCGCATGATCCGCGATCGCTTGTTCCGCGAAGCCGAATCGAACGTCGCGATCAAGGTGACCGAATCGTCCGACAAGGACAGCTATGAAGTTGCCGGTCGTGGCGAGCTTCAGCTTGGCGTTCTCATCGAGACGATGCGTCGCGAAGGTTTCGAACTCGGTATCAGCCGCCCACGCGTGCTGTTCGCCGAGGATGACAGCGGCGCGAAGACCGAGCCGTATGAAATCGTCATCATCGACGTCGATGAGGAATATTCGGGCACGGTCGTCGACAAGATGAACATCCGTAAAGCCGAAATGACCGACATGCGTCCGTCGGGCGGCGGCAAGACCCGCATCACCTTCAGTGCGCCAGCACGCGGGATGATCGGTTATCACGGTGAATTCCTGTCCGACACGCGCGGCACCGGGATCATGAACCGGCTGTTCGAGAAGTACGGTCCGCACAAGGGCAAGATCGAAGGCCGCAAGAATGGCGTGTTGATTTCGAACGGAGCGGGCGAGGCGAATGCCTATGCGCTCGGCCCGCTTGAAGAGCGCGGCATCCTGATGGTTGCTCCACAGGAGCAGCTTTATGAGGGCATGATCGTCGGCGAAAACGCGAAGACCGACGATCTGGAAGTCAATCCCATGAAGTCGAAGGCGCTGACCAACTTCCGGGTGAGCGGCAAGGAAGACACGATCCGCCTGACCCCGCCGAAGCGTCTGACGCTGGAGCAGGCGATTGCCTATATCGATGACGATGAACTGGTCGAAGTTACGCCCAAGAGCATTCGTCTTCGCAAGCGTTACCTTGATCCGAACGAGCGCAAGCGCGCCAGTCGTGCCAAGGCTGCCTGA
- a CDS encoding lmo0937 family membrane protein encodes MFGMIAAVLVVLWLLGFLAFHVAGGLIHLLLVVAVIMLVIHFVSGRRAV; translated from the coding sequence ATGTTCGGAATGATAGCAGCGGTTCTCGTCGTGCTGTGGTTGCTCGGGTTCCTGGCGTTTCACGTCGCCGGCGGGTTGATCCATCTGTTACTGGTTGTCGCCGTAATCATGCTCGTGATTCATTTCGTCAGCGGTCGTCGAGCGGTCTAG